The following are from one region of the Thermoflexus sp. genome:
- a CDS encoding ATP-dependent Clp protease proteolytic subunit gives MAREGWPEMLIPMVIENTGRGERVYDIYSLLLKERIIFLGTPITDQVANLVVAQLLYLDREDPEEEIRLYINSPGGLIYPGLAIYDTMQQVRAPISTIAVGWTASMATVLLAAGTKGRRFALPHATIHMHPAGGGAHGYAPDVEIQYKELMRMQNLIFELLARHTGQPVERIADDFDRDYYMSAEEAVKYGIIDEVLKPPPHKELPPLPTQAVATPDGRKE, from the coding sequence ATGGCCCGAGAGGGATGGCCGGAGATGCTGATTCCGATGGTGATCGAGAACACGGGGCGCGGCGAGCGCGTTTATGATATCTACTCGCTGCTCCTGAAGGAGCGGATCATCTTCCTGGGAACGCCGATCACGGATCAGGTGGCCAACCTGGTGGTTGCTCAGCTGCTCTATCTGGATCGGGAGGACCCGGAGGAGGAGATCCGGCTTTACATCAATTCGCCCGGTGGGTTGATCTATCCGGGCCTGGCGATCTACGACACGATGCAGCAAGTGCGCGCGCCGATCTCTACGATCGCCGTGGGCTGGACCGCCAGCATGGCCACTGTGCTCCTGGCGGCGGGGACGAAAGGTCGGCGCTTTGCCCTGCCGCATGCGACGATCCATATGCATCCGGCCGGCGGCGGCGCCCATGGCTATGCTCCCGATGTGGAGATCCAGTATAAAGAATTGATGCGCATGCAGAACCTGATCTTTGAGTTGCTGGCTCGCCATACCGGCCAGCCGGTGGAGCGCATCGCCGATGATTTCGACCGGGATTACTACATGTCGGCGGAAGAGGCCGTCAAATACGGGATCATCGACGAGGTGCTCAAGCCGCCGCCGCACAAGGAGCTCCCGCCGCTGCCGACCCAGGCGGTCGCCACCCCGGATGGCCGCAAGGAGTGA